Part of the Ruegeria sp. AD91A genome, CCTTGCGCCATGGGGATATCCAACGTGCGCGGGCTGTTGGTGTTGATGATCGTGTAGCAATGCGCATGGCCCCGGAACGCATCATCCGAAAGACCGCGTGCTGTAGTCAGCATCTCAAAGCAGTCCATCACCTGCGGGGTTCCACGCGAAAAGAAGAACGGAAACTTGTCCGTCAGTTCCATCTGCGCCCGGGTCGTGAAGTAGTGACGCAGATGGGTCGGCACATCCTGAGGCTCAACCTGAGGCGAGATCATCTGAAACACGTCGAAATGATGCGTGAGCTTCAGAAATTCCAGATAATCCTGACCCGTCGCTGGGCGCCGACCGCGTTCAAGATCGGTGGCATTCGGGGCACCGGCTCCGGGCTGGAATACCAACGAGCCCAATTCCAGATTGAAATCGCGACGCCGGGCACCGGCGCGACAGGCAATGGATTTGGGCGCTGAGGCGATAGCGGTCTCGACGATCTCGCGTCCGATAAAAACCATCTCACTGTCTTCATCCACCCGCGCGCCGCCCTGTTTGAACAGTTTCCGCGCCTCGGGAAGCAGGGTCTTTACCCCCAACTCCTCCAGTATCCGCAACGCGGTGTCATGCATGTCTGCGATTTGGTCGACAGGGAACACTTCCATCAATGGAAAAGGATTCCTGAGGTGGCGATAGTTCACATCGCGGCTGGGCTGCGGGGCGGCTTCAGCCCCCCGCCCCCGCCGTCGGCGTCCTCGCTCCGGAGCAGTCATGATCAGCCTCGCATCGCTTTGCCCTGAGGATCATAAGGCGACGGCACAATCACGCGCGCCGGACGTTCAACCCCCACCACGTGGACGGACAGTTCCGTGCCCGATTCGGCTTTGTCCCGATCGATCAGGGCCATTGCCAAGGACTTGCCAACATAATGCCCGTAACCGCCCGAGGTTACGAAACCTACGCGCTCTCCATTTGCCCAGACCGGTTCGTATCCACTGGCATCTGCGTCCAGAGCATCAATTTCCAGTGTCGCTTGAACTTGCGCGGGGCCGTTGCCGTCGCGCTCGGCAAGCGCGCCCGCCTTTCCAACAAAGTCTTTGTCCCAGTCGATCCAGCGATCCATTCCGGTCATACCCGGTGTATAGGCTTGCGTGAATTCCGCCGACCAGATGCCAAAGCTCTTCTCAAGCCGTGTTGACAACATCGCGTTGAAGCCGCATTCGCGGATACCTTCCTCGGCTCCCGCTTCCAGCAAGATGCGGCGCAGCTTGATGTGGTCGCCATAGCGACAGTTGATCTCGTACCCTTTTTCTCCGGTCACCGACATGCGGGCCACCCGGGCGCGCACGAGGCCGATATCGAAATCGCCGCAGCCCATGAATTTCAAGCCCGAGATATCCTGTTCCGCCAGTTTTTCGACAACCGTCTGTGACTTCGGCCCGACCACAGCAAAGCCACAGTATTCCTCGCCCAAATCACGGATATTGACCCCATCCGTCACGTGATCGTCGAACCAGCGCATATGCCAAGCCCGCAGATAGTAGCTGCCCATGATCCACCAGGTCCCGTCGCCCCAGTTGAGCACGGTCAGATCGCCCTTCAGGCGTCCGTCTTCACCCAGCATCGGGGCAAGCTTGGCGCGACCCGGGCCGGGCAGTTTCGACGCCATGACATTGTCGAGCCAGTCTTCCGCGTTCGGACCGGAAACCTCGAATCGCGAAAAGCCCGAAATATCCAGCAAGCCCGCACCTTCGCGGATCACTTTGCATTCCTCGGCCACAATGTCATGCGCGTTCGAACGCTTGAGAGTTGGCGTTTCCTCGAACCCTTTCGGCGCGAAATAAAGCGGCACTTCAAGATCCCAGCTCACGCCCCATTTGCACCCTGCCTCGGTCATCGCGTCATGCGCCGGGGCCATTTTCAGCGGCCGCCCTGCGGGCAGTTGCTCGTTCGGATAGGTCATCACGAAGCGGCGGGAATAGAACTGGCCGGTAGTTTCGCGGATATAGCGCTTGTTCTGTGCAAAATCGCCGTACCGTGCCACATCCATTGGCCAGGCATCTGCCTCAGGCTCGCCATGGATCATCCATTCGGCCAGCGTCTTACCGACACCGCCGCCTTGTAGGAACCCGGCCATCACCGCACAGGCGGTCCAATAGCCGCGCTTGCCTGGCACCGGGCCGACCAGCGGGTTTCCGTCTGGCGAGAAGGTAAACGCGCCGTTCACCCATGTCTTGATACCGACCTTCTGGATCGCCGGATAGCGTTCGAACCCCAGCATCAGCTCGTTTTCGATACGGTCCAGCTGCTCTTGAAACAGTTCTTCGCCATAATTCCAGGGTGCACCGTCCATGGCCCAGTGCTCGTGATCGACCTCGTAGATGCCGACCAGAACACCCTTTTGATCCTGCCGCATATAGGTGAAGCCCTCCAGATCCACGGTCATCGGCATCTCGAAATCGGCCGCCGCAACCTCGGGCACCGTGTCGGTGATCAGATAGTGGTGTTTCAGCGGAGAAACCGGCAGCTCGACCCCCGCCATGCGTCCCACCTGTTTGGCCCACAGACCGGCGGCGTTGACCACATGTTCGCAGGTGATCGTGCCCCTGTCGGTCACCACCTGCCAGCCATCCGCCGTCTGGATCAGTTCCTCAACCTTGGTTTCCTCGTAGTATTCCGCACCTCTTTTTCTGGCCGCGGTCGCGTAAGCCTGAACGGTGCCGGTTGTATCGATATAGCCCTCACGATCTGCCCACATCGCACCCAGAACACCATCCGTGGACATGATCGGGCAACGCTTCTGCGCCTCTTCCGGGCTCAACAATTCGCAATCGTCGATGCCGATGGACTGGAAGATGCGGTAGTTGGACTGTAACCACTCCCACCGTTCGGGGGTTCCGGCGAGCGTGAGACCACCGGTCATGTGCAGGCCGATATTCTGGCCCGATTCCTTTTCGATCTCGCTGAGCAGATCAATGGTATAGGCCTGCAAAGACGCCATGTTCGGATCAGCGTTCAAAGCATGGATGCCACCCGCCGCGTGCCACGACGAACCAGACGCCAACCGCCGCCGCTCCAGCATGACGACATCCGACCAGCCGAACTTGGCCAGATGATACAGAACCGACGCCCCTACAACGCCTCCTCCGATGACCACTACGCGATATTGGGACTTCATCCCGACCTCCCTGAACAAAGTCTAAGGAGACGCTAGTGGCACTGTTCACCTCTGTCTAGACATTTCTGTACAGTGCTGATCACAGCGAAACCCGGCACGGCTTGGCAAGTTTACAGGCTTGCGCTTGGACGAGATTGGATAGCCTGAAACCACGCCAGGGTGGCAGCGTTGTCTTCCGGGATACGCATCTTGATGACACGGGCGAAATCGACAAAAACGAAAACCGAGATATCCGCTAAAGAAAATACGTCACCGGCCACAAACGGGCTTTCCTTCAGACGCGACTCCAGCATTTCAAAGAATGATGCCACACGCTCGCGCCCGCGCTGCGCAAGTTCGGGTATCTGCGCATGGTTGTAGGGGCCCGGAATGGCGCGATCCTTGAAGGCCGGATGACCGTTGCGCAAAGCCTCGGCAATCGGCGCCCCTCCCTGCTGTTCGACAATCGCGTTCCACATCAGGACCAGACCTTTTTCCTCGGGGGTTCGGCCCATCAAAGGCGGTTCGGGACACTGTGCTTCCAGAAAAGCCGCAATGCCCAGGTTTTCTGTCAGAGCGGTTCCGTCATCCGTTACCAGAACTGGGATCGTGGCCCGTGGGTTCACAGCGCGAAAAGTTGCGCTCAATTGTTCGCCATTCGCAATCGAGATATCACGTGTTTCGATATCCAACCCTTTTTCGGCAATGAACATGCGCGCGCGGCGAGGGCTCGGAGCAGTAGAGCAGTCGTAAAAAATCATGGCATTACCCCTTTTCGGTCAGCGGCGATAGATGAAACAGCGTCCTTCAACGGCACCTTCGGGCAATGGCATCTCGGTCAGCCCTTCGAAATACATCCGATCACTTGAGACCATCAACCCGCCCGGAGCAAGCAAAGGCTTGATGAGAGGAGATACAAACCGCGCAAACTTGTCGTTCTTTTCGCGATTGTGCCCGCCAAGATCCGCGTGGATTAGGCTGGCTGAAGCGCCGAACCGTTCAACCGATGCAGGCAGGGTGTCCCGCACATCGCCCAGAATCACACGATCTTCGGGCGGGGTAGAGTCGGGGTGCGAGGCCACCGCGCGTTCGAACACATAGACCGGGCGGCCATCCATGTGCTGCACAAGATGGTGATATGTACGCCCGTTGCCCAAACCCAATTCGAACACCGGACCTGTCATGCCTTCAGTGTGTTTGATTGCGTGATCCAGACAAGCACGCTGTGACACCATGCGATCGATGAACAGATCCAGACGGCTTTGATTCTCGGACACCGGAAAATATCTCCTTGATACAACTCGAGAGCATAAATGCGCCCAACACCGCCCTTGATGACAAAATCTCAAGACTTTGTGTAGCGATGAAGCCCTTAGTTTCACGATTTCGCGACATTTCGGCCCAAGAACGGGTTTGACTAGACGGGCGGAACCGCGCGACACTGAACGAAAAATCACGGGGAGTTGAAGTAACCGATGTCATCGAACGGTCAAACGGGTGGAAAACCCGCATGAGCGCGTTGTTGTCCGTAAGAGACCTTAGCATCGGCTTTGGGACGGGCAATTCCGTGGTCACGAATGTGAACTTCGATGTCGAAGCCGGACAAACCCTGGCCTTGGTCGGTGAATCGGGATCGGGGAAAACGATCACGTGCCGCGCAGTCTTACGCATTCT contains:
- a CDS encoding FAD-dependent oxidoreductase → MKSQYRVVVIGGGVVGASVLYHLAKFGWSDVVMLERRRLASGSSWHAAGGIHALNADPNMASLQAYTIDLLSEIEKESGQNIGLHMTGGLTLAGTPERWEWLQSNYRIFQSIGIDDCELLSPEEAQKRCPIMSTDGVLGAMWADREGYIDTTGTVQAYATAARKRGAEYYEETKVEELIQTADGWQVVTDRGTITCEHVVNAAGLWAKQVGRMAGVELPVSPLKHHYLITDTVPEVAAADFEMPMTVDLEGFTYMRQDQKGVLVGIYEVDHEHWAMDGAPWNYGEELFQEQLDRIENELMLGFERYPAIQKVGIKTWVNGAFTFSPDGNPLVGPVPGKRGYWTACAVMAGFLQGGGVGKTLAEWMIHGEPEADAWPMDVARYGDFAQNKRYIRETTGQFYSRRFVMTYPNEQLPAGRPLKMAPAHDAMTEAGCKWGVSWDLEVPLYFAPKGFEETPTLKRSNAHDIVAEECKVIREGAGLLDISGFSRFEVSGPNAEDWLDNVMASKLPGPGRAKLAPMLGEDGRLKGDLTVLNWGDGTWWIMGSYYLRAWHMRWFDDHVTDGVNIRDLGEEYCGFAVVGPKSQTVVEKLAEQDISGLKFMGCGDFDIGLVRARVARMSVTGEKGYEINCRYGDHIKLRRILLEAGAEEGIRECGFNAMLSTRLEKSFGIWSAEFTQAYTPGMTGMDRWIDWDKDFVGKAGALAERDGNGPAQVQATLEIDALDADASGYEPVWANGERVGFVTSGGYGHYVGKSLAMALIDRDKAESGTELSVHVVGVERPARVIVPSPYDPQGKAMRG
- a CDS encoding glutathione S-transferase, encoding MIFYDCSTAPSPRRARMFIAEKGLDIETRDISIANGEQLSATFRAVNPRATIPVLVTDDGTALTENLGIAAFLEAQCPEPPLMGRTPEEKGLVLMWNAIVEQQGGAPIAEALRNGHPAFKDRAIPGPYNHAQIPELAQRGRERVASFFEMLESRLKESPFVAGDVFSLADISVFVFVDFARVIKMRIPEDNAATLAWFQAIQSRPSASL
- a CDS encoding class I SAM-dependent methyltransferase; amino-acid sequence: MSENQSRLDLFIDRMVSQRACLDHAIKHTEGMTGPVFELGLGNGRTYHHLVQHMDGRPVYVFERAVASHPDSTPPEDRVILGDVRDTLPASVERFGASASLIHADLGGHNREKNDKFARFVSPLIKPLLAPGGLMVSSDRMYFEGLTEMPLPEGAVEGRCFIYRR